In Atopobium sp. oral taxon 416, the genomic stretch AAAAAGGCTTCTTTGAGTCACGCCCGGAACCCGGGGCCAACGAAGCCATTCAGAAAGTACAGGATATGGGGCTGACCATGGCGCTGGCGACGAACACGCTCTTCAGCCTCGAGGCCGATATGGTCCGGCTTGGCTGGGCAGGCATCGAGGATGCCCCTTTCGTCGCAATCTCTACGATCGACACCGCAACGCGCACCAAACCCTCCGCCCGCTACTATCAAGAGTTTCTAGGACAGATCGGGTTCAGTGCAGCGGAGTGCCTGATGGTCGGCAACGATATCCAGCGCGATTTCCCGCATCCGGATATCGGGTTACCGACTGCCTATGTCGGGCATGCAAATCCACGCCGCGCAGTCTTTCGCGGTAATCTTCACCAGTTCGCCCAAGAACTCCCGCGCTTAGTTGAGTCGCTGAACGCACAGGAGTCTGAGAACTAAGCCAACCGGTACCCTGCCTGCTTGACAGCATCACGGTAATTGTCTTTGTCAATCGGTGACTTGGAGCGGATATAGGCGGAACCATCTTTGAGATCGACGGTCGCCCAGGTGCCTTTTACGGAATCCAGGGCATTCGTCACATTGCGTGCGCAGTTTTCGCAGTGCATGCCACGGATCTTGACTGTCTCCGTATAGGGGTAGTGGGACTCGTCCGTATCCCCGATGTGTGCTTCGGGGAACCGAGAGTCTGAGCCGCCACCACCTCCGCCGCAGCAGCTCTTCTTGCCTGAAAAGACCTGGATCGCATGATGGAATGCAAATGCAAACGCGACGACAACCAGCGTCACAATAACAACGTCAGCTGAGCTCATGGTGTGTCTCCCTCTGCTTGTTGGTAACTGATTTTTACACCCCATAGGGGTATAAATATTCTATCCGTCTTCCTATTTAAGTAAGCAGTGGCTAACTGCTATTCGGTGAACAACACAAAGTGAACAAATTCAGAGTTTTTGGTGAGGACTTAGGCGCGGTAGCCCGTGTCCTCGATCAGGTGCGCTTTGTCATCCGCCGCACCCGTCGCCAGCGTGTCGCAGCGCTCATTGTAGGTGTCCCCTGCATGTCCCTTGACCCAAATAAAGGTGACCCGGTGCCGCTCAATCTGAGGCATTAGCCGTTTCCACAGGTCTATGTTCTCGACGGGCTTCTTGTTGGACTTCTTCCATCCACGTCGCTCCCAGTCTTCGACCCAGTGCTGTCTGAAAGCGTTCACCACATATTTTGAATCGGAATGAAGCTTCACCGCACAGGGCACCTTAAGAGCCTCTAGTGCCACGATCACCGCCAGCAGTTCCATACGGTTGTTCGTGGTCAGCCGATAGCCTTGGGAGAGCTCGAGCGTGTGCTCCTTCCCTCTTCCATCGATATAGATGAGCACCGCCCCATACCCGCCGGGGCCCGGGTTGTGCCGACAGGCCCCGTCGGTGTAGATCGTGACACGTCTCAGTGGTTGTGATCCTACCATAGCCCTACTTAGCCTCAGCCCAGTTGTCACCGTAGGAGACCTCTGCGATCAGGGGTACCTTCAGCTCGACGATGTGCTCCATCGTGTCTTTGACGAGCGCAGAGAGTACATCGATCTCGTCGCGAGGGACCTCAAAGTCCAACTCGTCGTGGATCTGCAGGATCAGTTTTGACTTCAGACCCTCTTTGCGGATGCGCTTTGGTACCTCCACCATCGCCATCTTGATGATGTCCGCAGCGGTGCCCTGCATCGGATGGTTCATCGCCACACGCTCCGCAAAGGAGCGCTTCTGGAAGTTGGAGCTTGCGATATCCGGGGTATAGCGACGGCGTCCATAGAGTGTAATCGCATAGCCCTCCCTATGTGCCAACTTGATGCACCGGTCGAGGAAGGTTCTCACACCCGGATAGACCTCAAAGTAGCGGTCTATCATCTCCTGCGCCTCTGAGCGCGGGATCTTGAGCGAGTTCGCCAGGCCATAGGCCTGCTGGCCGTAGACGATACCGAAATTGACAGCTTTCGCGCGTCTGCGCTGGTTCGGTGTCACTTGCTCCATCGGGATATTGAACACCCGGCTAGCGGTCATCGCGTGGAAGTCCGCCCCGGATCTGAAGGCTTCGATCAGGTGCTCATCTTCTGAAAGATGCGCCAGCAGTCTCAGCTCAATCTGAGAGTAATCGCAGGTCAGAAAGACATGGCTCTCCGGCGCGGTGAAGGCCAGGCGGACCCGGTGGCCAAGTTCAGAACGCGTAGGAATATTCTGTAGGTTCGGGTCGGAGCTGGAAAGTCTGCCAGTCGCCGCCACGGTCTGATTGAGGGTGGTGTGGATACGTCCGTCGGTCCGGATATCGTTCGGGAGGGCATCCAGGTAGGTAGATTTGATCTTGTTGCGCTCACGGTAATCAAGCACTTCCTGCACTAGGTCGCTCTTCTTCGCAAGCGAGCTCATGACCTCCGCATTGGTGGAATAGAAACCACTTCTGGTCTTCTTCAGGCCTGCCGTCGGCAATTTCAGAACATCGAAGAGGATGTGGGAGAGCTGGCGCGGGGAGTCGATATTGAACTCCTCGCCCGCTTTCGCGTAGATGTCCTCCACCACCTGCTCGATCTCACCGTTCAGCCCCTCTGACTGGCTCTTAAAGACTGAGCAGTCTACGTAGAGCCCGGTGCGCTCCATTCCGGTCAGGACAGGCAATAGCGGCATCTCAAGGTCGGTAAAGAGGTCAATGCACTGTTGCTCCTTCATGGCCTTCGTCAGCGGATCCACAAGCGCACGGGCTGCAAAGGCTTCAAGCGCAGCTTCCGGATAGGCATCCGTCGCATCCAGGAGCACTGAATTGGGGACGTAGCGTCCATAGACGTCTCGAACCTGGTAGGACACGCCTTCGGAGCGCAACAGGTAGGCGGCAACTGCAATATCAAAGATATGGGTCGAATCTACCTCGTAGGCATCGATTGCAGCGGGCAGCTTAGAATCCATCGGGCAAATCAGATGGAGAAGCTCCTTCACATTGCCAGCGGCAAACTTATGGTTGTTCACGATCTCGGTCAGCGCGTTCAGTGCCGCCTTGCCAGAGAGCCTGATTAGATTTTTGCCGGTGGAAAACCAGAGCGGCGTCTCCTCTTCTTTGTCGAGTGCCAACTTCAGCTGTTTGCCCTCAGTCTGTTGCTCAAGCGCGACACCGATCCAGTCATCCTCGGAAAACGCCTGTTCCAGGGCCTGTTGGCCTTTCTCATTGTTGAGGACCTTCGGGAGCTTCATCGTGGTCTCGGTCTTCCCCACTCCGGTCTGTGCCCCAACACCGCCGAGTTTCACCAAGCGCTTCACAATGCCGGTAAATCCGAGTGAGCCGAAGGCTCTCTCGACCTCAGCCGCGTCAAAGGTCGGGAACTTTGCATCCGCGAGATTGACGTCGATCGGAGTATCGGTACGGATCGTCGCCACCTTGCGGGAGAGCAGCGCGTCGTCGACGTGCGCCCGCAGGTTCTCCCCCATCTTGCCTTTGACCTCGTCCTTATGTGCCAGCACCTGATCGAGACTACCGTACTTGACGATCAGGGCTGCAGCCTTCTTGGGACCGATGCCTGGTACGCCGGGAATATTGTCGGAGGAGTCACCCTTGAGCCCGTAGAAGTCCGGGACCAAATCAGGAGTGATCCCGTGGTACAGATCATCCACTGACTCCGGGGTCATCACAGAGACTTCGGAGACGCCCTTCTTGGTAGAGACCACCTTTACATGGTCAGTTGCCAACTGATAGATATCACGATCGCCGGTGACAAGGTACATGTCATAGCCCTGCTCCTCACCTTGCTTAGCGAGGGTACCGAGGATGTCATCACCTTCCCAGCCCTCTGCCTCACAAACCGGGATGTCGAGCGTCTTGAGCAACTCTTTCACCATCGGGAACTGCTCGTAGAGCTCTTTGTCCATCGGCGGGCGCTGCGCCTTGTACTGCGGCAGTATCTCCATCCGCACCTTCGGCTTACCCTTATCGAAGGCACAGATGATCCCATCGGGGTGGAAGGTCTCCACCATCTTGATAAACATATTGAAGAAGCCAAAGAGGGCGTTAGTGGCCCTGCCGTCAGGCGCCGACATCGGCTGGCGGATCGCATGGTAGGCACGGTGCATAAGCGAGTTGCCGTCGATTACGGCGATCTTTTTGCGCTGCTTCCCTGCCTTTCCCGGCATAGCGGTTGCAGTATCTGTATCGGACATGGTTTTGCCTCCATGAAATTAGTTTCTCGCCCCCCTATTGTACCCAAGAGTCTCGACATCCTGCCTAACAAGCGGACCTGGCACGCGCACATCACGAAAGAACCCTCCCGCCCTTGAGGACGAAAGGGTTCGTTGCTGCCGTATAATGGGCGTTTACCGTTACACGTAGAAGAGCATCTTGTTGTAGCTCGGGACCGGCCAATACTCATGGCCGCACACTTTTTCCATACTGTCGATGAGGCTGCGCAGCTTCTTCATAGCCGGAATCACGTTGTCACGGTAAGCATAGTCTTCGTCCTGGATATTATCGTTGGCCTTCGCTTCACTGTTGACCTTTTCCAGCTCGTTGACCGTGTCGGTGATCTGGGCGATCTTGTCGGTCGCATCTTGCACCATGTTCTTCTCAGTCGGCGCATCGATCCCGATCGCCCGCTTGGCCTCGACGGACTTGGACAGATCGGAGGAGAAGCGGATGATCGCGGGCAGATACAAGTGGTGCGTCATGTACACCATCGTATTCACCTCGATGTTCAGGAGCTTCGCATACTGCTCCGCCTTCGCGGAGTAGCGAGCACGGACTTCCTTCTCGCTCAGGACATCGTACTTCTTAAAGAAATCGATGTTCTCCTTCTTGATGATGCAGGGAAGTGCATCTGGGGTGGTCTTCAGATTCGGCAGGCCTCTGCGCTCTGCTTCCTTCTCCCACTCCTTAGAATAGCCGTTGCCCTCAAAGAGGATCCGCTGGTGATCACGGAAGGTGTGGCGCACAAAGCGCATCGCGATATAGACGAAGTCCTCTTTTTTGACTCCCGCCATGTAGTGGACGAAGCGATCGCACTGCTCCGCCACCGCAGTATTCAGCACTACGTTGGGGTCAGAGAGGTTCTGTTGGCTGCCACACATACGGAACTCAAACTTGTTGCCAGTAAAGGCGAAGGGGCTCGTACGGTTGCGGTCAGTGTCGTCGCGCAAGAAGTTCGGGAGCGCCGGGACGCCCAAGTCCATCATCTCGCGGGTCGGGGATTCAGGTTCTTCCTTCTTGATCAGCGCTTCGACGATCGGGTGCAGCGCATCGCCCAGATATACCGAGATGATCGCCGGTGGCGCCTCGTTGGCACCCAAACGATGGTCGTTCCCGACAGAAGCAACCGAGGCACGCAACAGATCCGCATGGTTGTCGACCGCGGCAACGAGGCACGCTAAGAAGACCAGGAACTGCAGGTTATCCTCCGGATCATCGCCCGGCTCGAGCAAGTCCTTGCCGTCTGCCACGAGCGACCAGTTGTTGTGCTTGCCGGAGCCGTTCACGTAGTCAAACGGCTTCTCATTCTGCAGGCACGCCAGGTTGTGGCGCGAAGCGATGAGCTTCATCTTTTCCATGGTCACGAGGTTGTCATCGATTGCGACCGGGCCTCGCTCATAGATATTGGCCAGCTCGTGCTGGCAAGGCGCCACCTCATTGTGCTTCGTTTTGGCAGGGATACCGAGCTTCCAGAGCTCATCGTCTAGCTCCTTCATAAAAGAGGAGACAGCGGGGCGGATCGCACCAAAATAGTGCTCCTCGAGCTCCTGACCCTTTGCGGGCTCACAGCCGAAGAGTGTGCGTCCCGTGAGGATGAGGTCCGGACGGGTCTTGTAATCTTCCTCAGTGATCAGGAAATACTCCTGCTCAGGACCGACGGTCGTATGGACGCGTTTCGGAGTCTGTCCGAAGAGCTTGAGCACCCGCTTGACCTGCTTTTCGAGCGCTACCTCAGAGCGCAAGAGCGGGGTCTTCTTATCGAGGGCCTCACCGGTATAGGAGATAAAGGCAGTCGGAATGCAGAGCACTTCGTCTTTGATAAAGACGGGGCTCGTCGGATCCCATACGGTATAGCCGCGGGCTTCAAAGGTCGCACGCAGACCACCGGAGGGGAAACTGGACGCATCCGGCTCTCCCTGGATCAGTTCTTTGCCAGAGAGTGCCATCAGCACCGTGCCGTCTTTGCGTGGATTGATAAAAGAATCGTGCTTCTCAGAGGTAATCCCAGTCAGCGGCTGGAACCAGTGCGTGTAGTGCGTGGCCCCATGCTCGAGCGCCCACTCTTTCATTGCGTGCGCGACCTCGTTTGCGATATCGAGGTCGAGATCATCCCCCGTATCGATCACATGCTTCAGCTTCTTGTACGTTGGTTTTGACAGCCGCTCCTGCATGTCTACATCGGTAAAGCGCAGGAGACCATACTCTGACGTAACCTTATCCTCTGCCATCGCTCATCCCCCTTAGGTGTCTTAAAAGCGCCTGTCGGATTTGCTAACAACAATATTCAGCGTACACATTTTGAAGTGGTATTGCAGAATTTTCTTCAGAGTACCACGGAACATGGGCGCAGGTTCAAAGTGGGAACCGAGACGAAAAAGGCTCTTCGCTACTTATGGTGGACAGCACTCCTGCATCCCCTTGAGCACGTGGTACCCGGACAGCCAAGATTTTGGCGACGGATGCGATCCAAAGGTTGCGATATAGATGCTTAAGGCAGGTATGCTGACAAGGCTCTCTAAGAGATCCCAGGGGGCTTAGAGACGAAAGGGGGCTCTTCGATGTCTGGTTTAAGGAGCGCAGATGAGTGCAGGACATCCTGCATGTGAGGGTGGTACACGTCAGGGCCAGGTAAGTGGTGAGTCCTGCCTTCCACAGGCGCTGTAGCACCTGTGGCAGACGCAAGAGGATCTTGTGGCATCTCGATATCTGGCAATACGAGACGATTGTACACGGCGCAGTGTTGAGGCCCCAAAGACGGCGTGCATGCCGCAAGGATACTCTGGGAGGTGTGGCCGAAGACGCATCGCGGCGCTCTTTGAGGCCCAGCTGATCGTTTGTCATGAGCGTTGTGGCCATAAGCCTCTGCACGAGACAGCCCATGCGCATATGGAGACTGCTTGGGAAGGCGACATCGAAGGCAAGGGACGCAGCAGACTATTCCAGAGTCGTGTGTGTAGGCACAGACGACACCGCCAAAAGGTGCGACCAAAGCTGTATCAGCATCATGGCTGACCTCGACTACCAGCGCACCCCCGCCATCACGGAAGGCAAAGGACAAAGGTGACACAGGCAGGCTCTGAGATGAGCTTAAAGGAGCACACGGGGACAGGACGGAGATCTTAGAGGTCATACGCGACATAGCAAAGGCATAACTCCCTGGGAGTCACCGCAGCGATGCCCCAGGCCGCCCAGATCCTGGACAGCTTCCATGTGGTGGCAGCTCTTCACAAAGGCGACAGACCCTGTGAGGTGCACGCAGAGGCGCGAGTCGGCGAAGAAGCACAAGGATGCTTACCCAGACGAACTTACGCATGGCTAAAGAGAAAGAAGAGCCTCACAGAGTGCCGGCTTGCGAAGAGGGAGGAGCTCGACCCTGCGAAGACACATCTCAGGGGGGCGCGTGCCTGTCAGACGGCAAAGCGATGCAGGACGTCTATGGCTGCCCCGACAGAGAATCTACAGCCAAAGCCCCAGACCGGCTCTGTTTGTGGATGATGCACTCTGCTGTGGCTAAGATCAAGAGGATGGCAGGTACCTTTAGGCAGGAGCGTAAGGGAATCTTGAACTGGTGGAGGAGGGATCCACCAATTCGTTTCTCGAAAGGCTCAACTCCCCCGCCCAGTCAGCAAAAAGCACTGCCAGCGGCTTCAGAAGCATCGCCTACAACAAGACGATAATCTTCTTCAGACTGGGAAACTCAACTTCTCGGTCCAGAGTCAGCTTGCATGCGCTATCCACTAGAGACGTCGAAGAGCCGAACAAGCCCTGCTGCCTGAAAGCAGCAAGGCCCAGAAATAACACTGTTAGAGACGCTAGTCTTCAAGTCTGTTGTCCGACTTATCTGACTTCATCTTAATGCCCTCAATCAAACCGACGATACCCGTGTACACCAGGGCGACCCCAGTGACGATCATGGACACGTCCGCCATCATGAACGGCGACCACATGACCATGAAGCCCAGGATAATCATCAGGACACCGCCGAAGATCTGCCAGCCGGTGTGCGTAGCGCCAAACGCGCGCGCGGCGTTCACGAAGTAGAGGAAGTTGAAGCCGAAGATGATCAAGTCGATACCAATCAGGATGAAAATCCAGGCAACAAAGAACTGCGGCCAGTTGACGATCATGAGGCCCAGGAAGAAGTCCAAAAGTCCTTCGAAGAGCTCAATCTGCGACAGCAGGATACTGAAGTGGGCAAAGGAACTGATCAGAGCGACGATACCGCCGATCAGCAGAAACCAGCCGGTAGCCAATGTGATAAACATCGTGGCGCCGGTGGGGTGCGTGAAGGCGAGGATGCCTAGAACGATCGAAATGATGCTGCTGACAATGACTGACAATTTGGAGCGTCTTACATGTATATCAAACATAGTTGCTCTCCTTTTATCGATCTGTATGAGAACTATCGTCTAAGCGATAGATAATCTACCCACTTCACACTTAGATTTCAATCAGAATACGTTCTTTTTACCTTATTTGAGATAATACCAGGCTGCTCGAGCTCTCTGTCAGTCTACGGGCAGGCGGTAGAGTATCACTTCCTATAAAAATCGTGCAGCATGCTGTGCGCCACGCGATATTTCATGCACGGTATTCTTGTCGCGCTTAGCTGTTCTGGAAGCGGGAATCTTTTCCGCCGCCAAGGGCATCCATAATCTCCCCTACATATTCTTTCGTGTTGAGGCGGGCATCCTCGAAGTCGTAGTCGATCGTATCATCCGGATTGAGATGGTGCTTTGAGATTTCGCTCGGCTGGTGGGCGGTGTCGATCACAAGGGTCTGGTAAGAGCCGTTTTTAGCCGCAAGCTCCACACATTCCGGTGAGAGCGCATATTCAAGCCAGAGATGTGCAGCGTTGGGATGCGCGGTACCGATCAGTGCCGCCGTTGCGCCGACCTCGTAGGAAGCCCCAGAGGTAGGTATCACCAGTCCGATATTTTCGTAGCCGTTATCCTCGATCTGGGCAACTCCGTCATGGAGGAAGCCGATACCGATGACGCACTCACCGGAGCCGATGTTCTCCGCCGGGCCGCCCCCGGTCTTGGTGTATTCCTGCACGTTCTTATCGAGCTGAGTCAGATACTCCAGACCCTGCTGGTGGCCGTACTCCTGGATGACTGTGTTGAGGATCAGCCGCGCGGTGCCGGAGGTCTGATAGTTCGGCATCCAGATGAGCCCCTTGTACTTATCATCAACCAGGTCAGGCCAGTCCTTCGGGGCATCGATGTTGAGTCGCTCGATCTCATCCTTGTTGTACATGAAGCCTAAGAGACCTTTGTAGATACCGAACCAGTCATTGCGCTGGGAAAGATAGACATCGTTCATCAGGTGGGAAGAGTTCGCGGGCGTATAGCTAGCATCCAACAGCCCCTCATCGGAAAGCTCGTTATACGGATCGGTAGTACCGCCGAACCACACGTCGAACTGAGGGGACCCATTGCTGTTCTCGATCAGAGTCTGCCCCTCAATGGAGGAGATACGCTTGTAGCTTACATCGAGCCCGTAGAGCTCGTTGAAGTGTTTGCAGGCTGCACCCAGATAATCCTCACCGCAGGAGCCCAAAACTTGGAGGCTTCCTTCTCCTTTTGCTGCATCAACGAGGTTAGAGTCCGCCCCCACAGCGCTTTGACCGGAGGTCCTGACACTCGGCGTGGAGCTTTCGTTCGAGCAGGCAGCAAGGCCAAACCCGAGTGTCCCTAGCCCAGCCAGGCCCAAGAAATTCCTGCGTGTAAGGTTGCTCATTGTCTTCTCCCTTAAATGTCTGCTCTTAAGAGCAGTCGCATCCCTCTAGTCATCTCTAGGGTAGTACAACTCACTGAAGGTAAGCTGTCTCAGCACGTGAAACACAGCAATTCGCTCCGTTTGCCGGTACCAAAAAGGCGCAGGCACATGAAGGTGCCTACGCTTTGACAGACAATCAATCGTTTTAGAGAGCTTAGTGTTTGATTGGATCGTTCTCCATCGCCATCGACGCCGCAATCTCGGTGATACCGGCAACCAGAAGAGCGATGCCGGAGATGATCGTCACCACGTGGATGAACGCGAATGGCGCGATTGCCATCAGCACGCCCAGGATCATGTCACAGACGCCGCAGAAGACGTCGCGGGTGCTCGACTTCTCTTTGCCCTCATCGAAGGCGGTGATGCCGATACCGAGGACAACGAGACCGAGGATAATGAAGACGATGTTGATGAAGGCATCCGGAGCAAGCATCAGGACCAAGCCGACAATGAGCGTGACGATACCGACACCGACTTGGGTCTTGTCGCGGTCGCTACCGACAATCGCATCGGTGATGCGGCAGATACCGAGGATGATCGCAATGATACCGGCAAGGCGAACCAGCCCCAAAACAGTCTCCTCACCGTAGGCGAAGGAGATGATGCCCAGAAGCGCCAGCAGCACGCCGCTTACCATCGTGCTTGTCTTCGTGTGTCTAAAAACACGTTCCAGAAAATTCATCGTATGTCCCTCCCTGTGAAAAGGGTTTTAGCTTCAAACTCTAAGAATTCTTTCTACCCAACACAAATGGGCGGTATAACCCGCAAAGGTTAAGTCCACCACACTCACATTTTTCATCATACTATCCCCCATGCCGTATCTGTCCGACGAAACCCTGCCCGAATGCCTTTTATCGCGCGTTTTATGGGATACCTTGGGTAAAGTGGGTAGGTAAAACGTTATATATGCAAGCGACCGTAAAGGAAGCGAGAAAACTACATGCCTGCCTTGATAGTTCATTACCTCTATGCAAAGGACGTGGAGTCTACCCTACCCCCGGATACCCTCTCAAGTGAGGAAGAGACTCTCGCCTTTCGCCTCGGTGCCCAAGGCCCTGATCCCTACTTTGTCCGCTACCGTGGCATCATCCAAAATGACCGCACCTGCCACAAGTTCGCGCACAACATGCATGCGGAATACATGACGAAAGCGCTGACCTGCCTGAGGGACAATATCAAAACGCTCCCCCAGGATGAACAGCGCATTGGGAGAGCCTTTGCGCTCGGGATGCTCGCCCACTACCTCACCGATTCCGCCACACATCCCTTCATCTATGCGGAGGAATACGCGCTGCAGCACGCGGATCCGTCACTTGTCGACACCGGCAGCGAAATCCATGCGGTGATCGAGGCAGATCTCGATTCCTGGCTGCTCTGGGAGAAGGAGCAGGAGGACGCCTCCTCAGGGGATGCATCGCTCAGGGCCCTCGAGCACACCCGCCGTATCACCGATGCCGCCGGAGCACTCCTTTCACAGGTTGCCATTGAGGTCTTCGACCTCAATGTGGAGCCTACACAGTATGCCTCTGCAATCAAGGACTACCACCACATCTACAACACGCTCGAGCCGAGCGGCAACATGGTCGAACAGGCCTATTCCGGCATTGAGGGCGTCTTCAGGGATCATTCAATGCTGCAGGCGCTGTGCCACCCGAGTATCAAGACTCAAGAGTGCACTTCTGCCAACACCGCGCACCATACCTGGAAGGACCCGAACACCGGCAAGGAGTCAACCGATAGCTTTGGTCAGGTCTATCAGACCGCGGTCGATATGTTCCCTGAGGCAGCTCAGGCCTTCCTGGCCGGCGAAGACCTCACAGAGGTTACGCACCATATCAACTACAACGGCATCCATCTCAATGACGAGGAGACCGAGCCTGCACGCCAATAGCCTGAGGACAGGCAGTAGACCTGCAGATATGGCTGCACCATATACAGAAACCGCAACTGCAAAGAGGAGCACACTCACCCCTCTCCGCATCTTTTAATCCATAGGTACAGTCAGCTACACACAGTTACACCTGAGTGGTCCCCTCGGGCATCCGTCCAGTTGCAATGATCGTCTCCAGATCCTGTTCATTCAAAATCGGAATGCCTAAATTCTGCGCTTTGGTGAGCTTGGAGCCTACCGCGACACCGGCGATCACGTAGCTCGTACGCTTCGACACCGATCCGGAAACCTTGGCGCCCAAAGCCCTGAGCTGTGCTCCAGCTTGGTCACGCGTGTAGTTCTGCAGGCTACCTGTCAGAACAAAAGTAAGTCCGGTCAGGGTCTGCGGCTTCTCAGATTCTTCACCGAAACCAGGCTGCGTGAGCATGACCCCCGCTTTACGCAGCCGCTCCAATACTGCGACATTCTCTGGGATGGTGAAGAACTCGTGAATGCTCTTCGCGATCTTCGGGCCGATGCCCTCGATCTGGGCGATATCCTCTTCGCCTGCAAGCATTACCTTCTCCAGTGAACCGAAGTGCTCTGCTATCAGCGTCGCGACGTTGACGCCGACGCGGCGGATACCGAGGCCGAAGAGCACACGGGCAAGGCCCCGTTTCTTTGAGTCCTCAATCTGTTCCATGATCTTGTGCGCTACGGTCTTGCCGACGACGATGTGATCACCTGCTGCATGGTGCTTGTCGGAGGTCTCATACACTCTGCCCGTATCGACGTTTGCGAGCGCCCCCTCGGTCAGGTGGTCGTAGTAGTCCGCGACATCCTTCACAATGTCTCGGTCAACGAGTTTTGAGACGATCTCTTCCCCGAGACCGTCAATATCCATCGCAGTGCGGCTTGCCCAGTGGATCAGGCGCTCCACTGCCTGCGCTCCACAGTCAATTGAGACGCAGC encodes the following:
- a CDS encoding glutamine synthetase III encodes the protein MAEDKVTSEYGLLRFTDVDMQERLSKPTYKKLKHVIDTGDDLDLDIANEVAHAMKEWALEHGATHYTHWFQPLTGITSEKHDSFINPRKDGTVLMALSGKELIQGEPDASSFPSGGLRATFEARGYTVWDPTSPVFIKDEVLCIPTAFISYTGEALDKKTPLLRSEVALEKQVKRVLKLFGQTPKRVHTTVGPEQEYFLITEEDYKTRPDLILTGRTLFGCEPAKGQELEEHYFGAIRPAVSSFMKELDDELWKLGIPAKTKHNEVAPCQHELANIYERGPVAIDDNLVTMEKMKLIASRHNLACLQNEKPFDYVNGSGKHNNWSLVADGKDLLEPGDDPEDNLQFLVFLACLVAAVDNHADLLRASVASVGNDHRLGANEAPPAIISVYLGDALHPIVEALIKKEEPESPTREMMDLGVPALPNFLRDDTDRNRTSPFAFTGNKFEFRMCGSQQNLSDPNVVLNTAVAEQCDRFVHYMAGVKKEDFVYIAMRFVRHTFRDHQRILFEGNGYSKEWEKEAERRGLPNLKTTPDALPCIIKKENIDFFKKYDVLSEKEVRARYSAKAEQYAKLLNIEVNTMVYMTHHLYLPAIIRFSSDLSKSVEAKRAIGIDAPTEKNMVQDATDKIAQITDTVNELEKVNSEAKANDNIQDEDYAYRDNVIPAMKKLRSLIDSMEKVCGHEYWPVPSYNKMLFYV
- the rnhA gene encoding ribonuclease HI, whose product is MVGSQPLRRVTIYTDGACRHNPGPGGYGAVLIYIDGRGKEHTLELSQGYRLTTNNRMELLAVIVALEALKVPCAVKLHSDSKYVVNAFRQHWVEDWERRGWKKSNKKPVENIDLWKRLMPQIERHRVTFIWVKGHAGDTYNERCDTLATGAADDKAHLIEDTGYRA
- a CDS encoding ABC transporter substrate-binding protein codes for the protein MSNLTRRNFLGLAGLGTLGFGLAACSNESSTPSVRTSGQSAVGADSNLVDAAKGEGSLQVLGSCGEDYLGAACKHFNELYGLDVSYKRISSIEGQTLIENSNGSPQFDVWFGGTTDPYNELSDEGLLDASYTPANSSHLMNDVYLSQRNDWFGIYKGLLGFMYNKDEIERLNIDAPKDWPDLVDDKYKGLIWMPNYQTSGTARLILNTVIQEYGHQQGLEYLTQLDKNVQEYTKTGGGPAENIGSGECVIGIGFLHDGVAQIEDNGYENIGLVIPTSGASYEVGATAALIGTAHPNAAHLWLEYALSPECVELAAKNGSYQTLVIDTAHQPSEISKHHLNPDDTIDYDFEDARLNTKEYVGEIMDALGGGKDSRFQNS
- a CDS encoding heavy-metal-associated domain-containing protein, which translates into the protein MSSADVVIVTLVVVAFAFAFHHAIQVFSGKKSCCGGGGGGSDSRFPEAHIGDTDESHYPYTETVKIRGMHCENCARNVTNALDSVKGTWATVDLKDGSAYIRSKSPIDKDNYRDAVKQAGYRLA
- the polA gene encoding DNA polymerase I, which translates into the protein MSDTDTATAMPGKAGKQRKKIAVIDGNSLMHRAYHAIRQPMSAPDGRATNALFGFFNMFIKMVETFHPDGIICAFDKGKPKVRMEILPQYKAQRPPMDKELYEQFPMVKELLKTLDIPVCEAEGWEGDDILGTLAKQGEEQGYDMYLVTGDRDIYQLATDHVKVVSTKKGVSEVSVMTPESVDDLYHGITPDLVPDFYGLKGDSSDNIPGVPGIGPKKAAALIVKYGSLDQVLAHKDEVKGKMGENLRAHVDDALLSRKVATIRTDTPIDVNLADAKFPTFDAAEVERAFGSLGFTGIVKRLVKLGGVGAQTGVGKTETTMKLPKVLNNEKGQQALEQAFSEDDWIGVALEQQTEGKQLKLALDKEEETPLWFSTGKNLIRLSGKAALNALTEIVNNHKFAAGNVKELLHLICPMDSKLPAAIDAYEVDSTHIFDIAVAAYLLRSEGVSYQVRDVYGRYVPNSVLLDATDAYPEAALEAFAARALVDPLTKAMKEQQCIDLFTDLEMPLLPVLTGMERTGLYVDCSVFKSQSEGLNGEIEQVVEDIYAKAGEEFNIDSPRQLSHILFDVLKLPTAGLKKTRSGFYSTNAEVMSSLAKKSDLVQEVLDYRERNKIKSTYLDALPNDIRTDGRIHTTLNQTVAATGRLSSSDPNLQNIPTRSELGHRVRLAFTAPESHVFLTCDYSQIELRLLAHLSEDEHLIEAFRSGADFHAMTASRVFNIPMEQVTPNQRRRAKAVNFGIVYGQQAYGLANSLKIPRSEAQEMIDRYFEVYPGVRTFLDRCIKLAHREGYAITLYGRRRYTPDIASSNFQKRSFAERVAMNHPMQGTAADIIKMAMVEVPKRIRKEGLKSKLILQIHDELDFEVPRDEIDVLSALVKDTMEHIVELKVPLIAEVSYGDNWAEAK
- a CDS encoding HAD family hydrolase is translated as MIKAILFDLDDTLLDIRLEYFLFRYISGQAHIFSDISGKSYPAAFGSLVNAYLTINNQKRTDGLTNRELFNATLGKSLEITPEDPMVMDALHCYDTEIVPSMNKKGFFESRPEPGANEAIQKVQDMGLTMALATNTLFSLEADMVRLGWAGIEDAPFVAISTIDTATRTKPSARYYQEFLGQIGFSAAECLMVGNDIQRDFPHPDIGLPTAYVGHANPRRAVFRGNLHQFAQELPRLVESLNAQESEN
- a CDS encoding HdeD family acid-resistance protein, coding for MFDIHVRRSKLSVIVSSIISIVLGILAFTHPTGATMFITLATGWFLLIGGIVALISSFAHFSILLSQIELFEGLLDFFLGLMIVNWPQFFVAWIFILIGIDLIIFGFNFLYFVNAARAFGATHTGWQIFGGVLMIILGFMVMWSPFMMADVSMIVTGVALVYTGIVGLIEGIKMKSDKSDNRLED
- a CDS encoding transposase, encoding MPQAAQILDSFHVVAALHKGDRPCEVHAEARVGEEAQGCLPRRTYAWLKRKKSLTECRLAKREELDPAKTHLRGARACQTAKRCRTSMAAPTENLQPKPQTGSVCG